One window of the Anticarsia gemmatalis isolate Benzon Research Colony breed Stoneville strain chromosome 21, ilAntGemm2 primary, whole genome shotgun sequence genome contains the following:
- the LOC142982189 gene encoding uncharacterized protein LOC142982189 codes for MEQIFMIEVFVKKIILKVEPPEKDEYELKQEAEEKKREAEALAALEAAMKGKKGKGGGKAGGKKGKKGKEPPGPSEEEMKFMQTCTVQMNCLPLFDFYVAHDNFIAPPPPAPPPKKGKKPPKPKKGKKGKEPPRKIVLPSEPLPQPPYFGVGNSVMFLSRPSKLEEVLRKTPIYITVWNRDQEMNCVGFCVVDWHESFFDCLHRASDLNPVDMDKAEFRDTSKPEMITTTLEMTRPLQCEEDLKSSGEVEFYLRLSCLGNSIVSYFVSLPEMERLPGRKYLSDDLKLKDVEVVRHWEGTVIDAVPPIAYFFGAPDIMREPIRPVEEPVLYEDYVAPFTQDELAILAMGFPKGPCGGTNCPKRMDYRGSQHQFIPGEMVKGKYQQGQFVNKRDVHGPCGRLDCPLAKKVRQYLCAEGSYKPCKKPCCRDYY; via the coding sequence ATGGAGCAAATCTTTATGATCGAGGTGTTTGTCAAGAAGATCATATTGAAGGTAGAACCACCAGAGAAAGATGAATATGAATTGAAGCAGGAAGCAGAAGAAAAAAAGAGAGAAGCAGAAGCACTTGCTGCTCTCGAAGCTGCTATGAAAGGTAAAAAAGGAAAAGGCGGTGGTAAAGCAGGCGGTAAAAAAGGAAAGAAGGGCAAAGAACCCCCCGGGCCTTCAGAAGAAGAGATGAAATTTATGCAAACTTGTACAGTACAAATGAATTGTTTACCACTGTTTGACTTTTATGTAGCACATGACAACTTTATTGCACCACCTCCACCTGCCCCACCACCGAAAAAAGGCAAAAAGCCTCCAAAGCCTAAAAAAGGGAAAAAAGGTAAAGAACCACCACGAAAGATCGTGCTTCCATCGGAACCGTTACCACAACCACCTTATTTTGGTGTTGGCAACTCTGTCATGTTTCTATCAAGGCCTTCAAAATTAGAAGAAGTTTTAAGAAAAACTCCAATTTACATCACAGTGTGGAACAGGGATCAAGAAATGAACTGTGTCGGATTTTGTGTTGTTGATTGGCACGAATCATTCTTTGATTGTCTTCATAGAGCGAGTGACTTGAATCCAGTGGACATGGATAAAGCCGAATTCAGAGACACATCTAAACCTGAAATGATAACTACTACCTTAGAAATGACGCGTCCGTTGCAATGTGAGGAAGATTTGAAATCATCTGGAGAGgtagaattttatttacgaCTCTCTTGTTTGGGTAATAGCATCGTCAGTTACTTTGTATCGTTGCCAGAGATGGAACGTTTGCCCGGTCGGAAATATCTTAGCGATGATTTGAAGTTAAAAGACGTTGAAGTGGTGAGACACTGGGAGGGCACAGTTATTGATGCGGTGCCACCGATCGCTTATTTCTTTGGAGCTCCTGACATAATGCGAGAGCCAATTCGTCCTGTTGAAGAGCCTGTGTTGTACGAAGATTACGTCGCTCCGTTTACTCAAGATGAATTAGCTATTCTTGCTATGGGCTTTCCTAAAGGTCCTTGCGGTGGTACAAATTGCCCTAAAAGGATGGATTATCGGGGTAGCCAACACCAGTTTATTCCAGGCGAAATGGTTAAAGGAAAGTACCAGCAAGGCCAGTTTGTTAACAAAAGAGATGTTCATGGTCCCTGTGGTAGGCTAGACTGCCCATTAGCGAAAAAAGTGCGTCAATATCTATGTGCAGAAGGCAGTTACAAGCCTTGCAAGAAACCTTGTTGCAGAGACTATTATTAA